One window of the Azospirillum sp. TSH100 genome contains the following:
- a CDS encoding ABC transporter ATP-binding protein, which produces MSIASKPAGVEFRNVSRRYNNVAAVDDVSFTIEQGTLVTLLGPSGCGKTTTLRMIAGLEMASSGTILIGGKDVTRLPATDRNVTMVFQSYALFPHMSVADNVAYGLVVSGVRKRDAAAKAEEGLDLVGLGGYGQRLPSELSGGQQQRVAVARALVLEPEVLLFDEPLSNLDAKLRRKMRDDIRELQQKLGLTSVYVTHDQEEALAVSDRIIVMNRSVIAQTGTPDELYRRPKNRFVADFIGGANLIDGELVGRGGGMATVALGPLTLTVPDPGLPAGEVLLAVRPNAIRLRPGATSETGSDGIPVTVRKATYLGSHMEYGLTSEFGDLFVVDPNVATPVPAGASALATFTGDGIAAVAR; this is translated from the coding sequence ATGAGCATCGCCAGCAAGCCCGCGGGCGTCGAGTTCCGCAACGTCAGCCGCCGCTACAACAATGTCGCCGCGGTGGACGATGTCAGCTTCACCATCGAGCAGGGCACCCTGGTCACCCTGCTGGGACCGTCCGGCTGCGGCAAGACCACCACGCTGCGGATGATCGCCGGGCTGGAGATGGCGAGCAGCGGAACCATCCTGATCGGCGGCAAGGACGTCACCCGGCTGCCGGCGACCGACCGCAACGTCACCATGGTGTTCCAGTCCTACGCCCTGTTCCCGCACATGAGTGTGGCCGACAACGTCGCGTACGGGCTGGTGGTCAGCGGCGTGCGCAAGCGCGACGCCGCCGCCAAGGCGGAGGAGGGGCTGGATCTGGTCGGGCTCGGCGGCTACGGCCAGCGCCTGCCGAGCGAGCTGTCCGGCGGGCAGCAGCAGCGTGTCGCCGTCGCCCGCGCCCTGGTGCTGGAGCCGGAGGTGCTGCTGTTCGACGAACCGTTGTCCAACCTCGACGCCAAGCTGCGCCGCAAGATGCGCGACGACATCCGCGAGCTTCAGCAGAAGCTCGGCCTGACCTCCGTCTATGTCACCCATGACCAGGAGGAGGCGCTGGCCGTCTCCGACCGCATCATCGTGATGAACAGGTCGGTGATCGCCCAGACCGGCACGCCGGACGAGCTGTACCGCCGGCCGAAGAACCGCTTCGTCGCCGACTTCATCGGCGGCGCCAACCTGATCGACGGTGAACTGGTGGGACGCGGCGGCGGCATGGCGACGGTGGCGCTCGGGCCGCTGACCCTGACGGTCCCCGATCCCGGACTGCCGGCCGGCGAGGTGCTGCTGGCCGTCCGGCCGAACGCGATCCGCCTGCGCCCCGGGGCCACCAGTGAAACCGGTAGTGACGGCATCCCGGTCACCGTCCGCAAGGCAACCTATCTCGGCTCGCACATGGAATATGGGCTGACCAGCGAGTTCGGCGACCTGTTCGTGGTCGATCCGAACGTCGCTACTCCTGTGCCGGCCGGGGCCAGCGCGCTGGCGACCTTCACCGGGGACGGCATCGCCGCCGTCGCACGCTGA
- a CDS encoding ATP-binding protein, with amino-acid sequence MLSPVSVRGRLLAAFGTMVVLTTAVGGVGWFGLGETERALLSLQRDGLGNIALAMRMAELSTGLAARAPFITAIEATPGLDEERSQLELKLADLTGLVNRLPGLERASLHVPSDVPSLVRLAGRLDGTLRNLMDATGEAIAVRAEASAIRLGLERQRILGETLAGAAAKTFEHPGFEGAGTPPLPFSVLRLADRTRDAVSAALTTTSPADLSRWSAGFDADRRSLRAIDTAAPALAIMAPSLDQLLTVLDTQAAVFDIRTRQLGIEQRSRFLVAAANTLSVQLNREVESVTGAMQTAARSRGDATFSALSSGKASILALGALCALAAIAAAIYVMRDVAGNLRAVTQAMSALAGGDRQVSVPATGRPDEIGDLARAFSVFKENVAERDALARKLGENSRMLEAVFVNMNDGLSVFDETGRLVTWNPRFLDLNGFTPAEVAGRDLLELQRSLLRRGVSIRMLDGSSVDLEALTRLRTEQAVRCEHHFPDGRVVELHSSPMPSGGFITTYSDLTERKGIEKQLRHAQKMEAVGQLTGGIAHDFNNLLAAIMGNLQMIHDETSERDPVRGKALRALDAAERGATTIQRLLAFSRQQALQPQAVDLDGLVDGMLDLLAYGLGGSIVLKTALTPGLPPALVDPGQLENALLNLVVNARDALADGGTIVIATEAGKHNGEDAIVLSVRDDGCGMPPAVLSRVFEPFFTTKRFGRGSGLGLSMVYGFVRQSGGAIDIHSEDGVGTLVAMTFPAARPLPETLALPRDSGPVEGGRERILVVEDDPAVRTTTVDMLTALGYRAVPAASAEDALLLLNGTGFDLLFTDVILTGGMNGPALAAIAKVRQPTLQILFCSGYARDFLVESASLPLDINFIQKPYQKPLLATQIRSVLGAAPTTGRGRPETPALPGRA; translated from the coding sequence ATGCTGTCCCCCGTTAGCGTTCGCGGCCGGCTGCTCGCCGCCTTCGGAACCATGGTGGTCCTGACGACGGCGGTCGGCGGGGTCGGCTGGTTCGGGCTGGGGGAGACGGAACGCGCCCTGCTCTCGCTCCAGCGCGATGGGCTGGGCAACATCGCGCTGGCGATGCGGATGGCGGAGCTGAGCACCGGGCTGGCCGCCCGCGCCCCCTTCATCACCGCCATCGAGGCGACCCCCGGCCTCGACGAGGAGCGCAGCCAGCTCGAACTCAAGCTCGCCGACCTCACTGGGCTGGTCAACCGGCTGCCGGGTCTGGAGCGCGCCTCGCTGCATGTCCCCTCCGACGTGCCATCGCTGGTCCGGCTCGCCGGCCGGCTCGACGGCACCTTGCGCAACCTGATGGACGCCACCGGCGAGGCCATCGCCGTGCGGGCGGAGGCGTCGGCGATCCGGCTCGGGCTGGAACGCCAGCGCATCCTCGGCGAGACGCTGGCCGGGGCGGCGGCGAAGACCTTCGAGCATCCCGGCTTCGAGGGGGCGGGAACGCCGCCCCTGCCCTTCTCGGTCCTGCGGCTGGCCGACCGCACGCGCGATGCCGTCTCCGCCGCGCTGACGACGACCAGCCCGGCCGACCTCTCCCGCTGGTCCGCCGGCTTCGACGCCGACCGGCGGAGCCTGCGGGCGATCGACACCGCGGCCCCGGCGCTGGCGATCATGGCCCCCTCGCTCGACCAGCTGCTGACCGTGCTCGACACCCAGGCGGCGGTCTTCGACATCCGCACCCGCCAGCTCGGGATCGAGCAGCGCAGCCGCTTCCTGGTCGCCGCCGCCAACACCCTGTCGGTCCAGCTCAACCGCGAGGTCGAAAGCGTCACCGGCGCGATGCAGACGGCGGCGCGCAGCCGCGGCGACGCGACCTTCTCCGCCCTGTCCTCGGGCAAGGCCAGCATCCTCGCCCTGGGCGCCCTCTGCGCGCTGGCGGCCATCGCGGCGGCGATTTATGTCATGCGCGACGTCGCCGGCAACCTGCGCGCGGTGACGCAGGCGATGTCGGCGCTGGCCGGCGGCGACCGGCAGGTCAGCGTTCCCGCCACCGGCCGGCCGGACGAGATCGGCGACCTCGCCCGCGCCTTCAGCGTCTTCAAGGAGAATGTCGCGGAGCGCGACGCGCTGGCCCGCAAGCTGGGCGAAAACTCGCGCATGCTGGAAGCCGTCTTCGTCAACATGAACGACGGGCTGTCGGTGTTCGACGAGACCGGCCGGCTGGTCACTTGGAATCCGCGCTTCCTCGACCTCAACGGCTTCACCCCGGCCGAGGTCGCCGGGCGCGACCTGCTGGAACTGCAACGCAGCCTGCTGCGGCGCGGCGTCAGCATCCGCATGCTCGACGGCAGCAGCGTCGATCTGGAGGCGCTGACCCGGCTGCGCACGGAACAGGCGGTCCGTTGCGAGCATCACTTCCCCGACGGCCGGGTGGTGGAACTGCACAGCAGCCCGATGCCGTCCGGCGGCTTCATCACCACCTATTCCGACCTGACCGAGCGCAAGGGCATCGAGAAACAGCTCCGCCACGCCCAGAAGATGGAGGCGGTCGGCCAGTTGACCGGCGGCATCGCCCATGACTTCAACAATCTGCTCGCCGCGATCATGGGCAACCTCCAGATGATCCATGACGAGACGTCCGAGCGGGATCCGGTGCGCGGCAAGGCGCTGCGGGCGCTCGACGCCGCCGAACGGGGCGCCACGACGATCCAGCGGCTGCTCGCCTTCTCGCGGCAGCAGGCGTTGCAGCCGCAGGCCGTCGACCTCGACGGGCTGGTGGACGGGATGCTCGACCTGCTCGCCTATGGCTTGGGCGGCAGCATCGTCCTGAAGACGGCGCTGACACCGGGGCTTCCGCCCGCCCTGGTCGATCCCGGCCAGTTGGAGAACGCGCTGCTGAACCTCGTCGTCAATGCCCGCGACGCGCTGGCCGATGGCGGCACCATCGTCATCGCCACGGAGGCCGGCAAACATAACGGGGAGGATGCGATCGTCCTGTCGGTCCGCGACGACGGCTGCGGCATGCCGCCCGCCGTGCTGTCCCGCGTCTTCGAGCCCTTCTTCACCACCAAGCGTTTCGGACGGGGCAGCGGGCTCGGCCTGTCGATGGTCTACGGCTTCGTCCGCCAGTCGGGCGGCGCCATCGACATCCACAGCGAGGACGGCGTCGGCACCCTAGTGGCGATGACCTTCCCCGCCGCCCGGCCGCTGCCGGAGACTCTGGCCCTGCCGCGCGACTCCGGCCCGGTCGAAGGCGGTCGCGAGCGCATCCTGGTGGTGGAGGACGACCCCGCCGTCCGCACGACCACGGTCGACATGCTGACGGCGCTGGGCTACCGGGCGGTGCCGGCCGCCTCGGCGGAAGACGCCCTGCTCCTGCTGAACGGGACGGGCTTCGATCTGCTCTTCACCGACGTCATCCTGACGGGCGGCATGAACGGCCCCGCCCTGGCCGCCATCGCCAAAGTCCGGCAGCCGACGCTGCAGATTCTCTTCTGTTCGGGCTACGCGCGGGATTTCCTGGTGGAGAGCGCCAGCCTGCCGCTCGACATCAACTTCATTCAGAAGCCCTATCAGAAGCCGCTGCTGGCCACCCAGATCCGGAGCGTCCTCGGCGCCGCTCCCACCACCGGCCGCGGCCGGCCGGAGACGCCGGCCCTGCCGGGACGGGCCTGA
- a CDS encoding methyl-accepting chemotaxis protein: MRLSELPLRWRIGFLASLSIIAAGLVAAVGGHFVNRALVEQRMNSVRFIAESGGSIAARFHKLAQDGAMSEDEAKERARTAIGAMRYADGEYLWIWTSQIINVMHANPALIGKSGAEIRDRNGVYVIREAVRGALTPVPEFVSYEWPRPNDPQGPTYEKLAYSVHFKPWDWVIGTGVYTDDLRSAFFGMMTVFGLVVAGLSALALLLGWAVARSVTRPLSRVHGVMLRLADHDLEAEVPERGRRDEIGGMARTLEVFKENILRNRQMEQERRSAAAQAAAEKRAAVVDLANRFESRVGRIVDQLGQSASGFQQTASHLSGAVRKAEQDCTSVASASEQASVNVQAVASAAEEMSTAIRGLSGRLVQAAQQSKSTAERAEQARTHLDALSAAIEQVDQVVASINAVASQTNLLALNATIEAARAGEAGKGFAVVASEVKNLANQTHAMTEQIGLQIGTVKAASDRTVEAMRGIIGQVGHIDQSAAEMAASVEQQSAATDEISRNAQQAAIGTNEVSHSVVDIQKAERESGVAAGQVKQSADTLATDAALLKHELEAFLAEIRAA, encoded by the coding sequence ATGCGTTTGTCGGAGCTGCCGTTACGGTGGCGCATCGGATTTCTCGCCTCGCTGTCGATCATCGCCGCCGGACTGGTGGCGGCGGTCGGCGGCCATTTCGTCAACCGCGCGCTGGTCGAACAGCGGATGAACAGCGTCCGCTTCATCGCCGAGAGCGGCGGCAGCATTGCCGCCCGCTTCCACAAGCTGGCGCAGGACGGCGCGATGAGCGAGGATGAGGCCAAGGAGCGCGCCCGGACGGCCATCGGCGCCATGCGCTACGCCGACGGGGAGTATCTGTGGATCTGGACCTCGCAGATCATCAACGTCATGCACGCCAACCCGGCACTGATCGGCAAGAGCGGTGCGGAGATCCGCGACCGCAACGGCGTCTACGTCATCCGCGAGGCGGTGCGCGGTGCCCTGACGCCGGTTCCGGAATTCGTCAGCTACGAATGGCCACGGCCCAACGATCCGCAGGGGCCGACCTATGAGAAGCTGGCCTATTCGGTCCATTTCAAGCCGTGGGACTGGGTCATCGGCACCGGCGTCTACACCGACGACCTGCGCTCCGCCTTCTTCGGCATGATGACCGTTTTCGGGCTGGTGGTCGCCGGGCTGTCGGCGCTGGCCCTGCTGCTGGGCTGGGCGGTCGCCCGCAGCGTGACGCGCCCGCTGTCGCGCGTGCATGGCGTCATGCTGCGCCTCGCCGATCATGATCTGGAGGCCGAGGTGCCCGAGCGCGGGCGCCGCGACGAGATCGGCGGCATGGCGCGCACGCTGGAGGTCTTCAAGGAGAACATCCTGCGCAACCGCCAGATGGAGCAGGAGCGCCGCAGCGCCGCCGCCCAGGCGGCCGCGGAAAAGCGGGCGGCGGTGGTCGATCTGGCGAACCGGTTCGAAAGCCGGGTCGGCCGCATCGTCGACCAGCTCGGCCAGTCCGCCAGCGGCTTCCAGCAGACCGCATCGCACCTGTCCGGCGCGGTCCGCAAGGCCGAGCAGGATTGCACGTCGGTCGCGTCGGCCTCCGAACAGGCCTCGGTCAATGTGCAGGCGGTGGCGTCGGCCGCCGAAGAGATGTCGACGGCGATCCGCGGCCTGTCGGGACGGCTGGTGCAGGCGGCCCAGCAGTCGAAATCGACCGCCGAGCGGGCGGAACAGGCGCGCACCCATCTGGACGCGCTGTCCGCCGCCATCGAGCAGGTGGATCAGGTCGTCGCGTCGATCAACGCGGTGGCCTCGCAGACCAACCTGCTGGCGCTGAACGCCACCATCGAGGCGGCCCGCGCCGGCGAGGCGGGGAAAGGCTTCGCCGTGGTGGCGAGCGAGGTGAAGAACCTGGCGAACCAGACGCACGCGATGACCGAACAGATCGGCCTGCAGATCGGCACGGTGAAGGCGGCGTCGGACCGGACGGTGGAGGCGATGCGCGGCATCATCGGTCAGGTCGGGCATATCGACCAGTCGGCCGCCGAAATGGCCGCGTCGGTCGAGCAGCAGAGTGCGGCGACCGACGAGATCAGCCGCAACGCCCAGCAGGCCGCCATCGGCACCAACGAGGTCTCGCACAGCGTGGTCGACATCCAGAAGGCCGAGCGGGAGAGCGGGGTTGCCGCCGGCCAGGTCAAGCAGTCCGCCGACACGCTGGCCACCGACGCGGCCCTGCTGAAGCACGAGCTTGAGGCGTTCCTGGCGGAGATCCGCGCCGCCTGA
- a CDS encoding acetyl-CoA C-acetyltransferase has product MTEIVIASAVRTAIGSFNGALASVPAHELGAAAIREALSRAHTDAAEVTEAILGQVLTAGQGQNPARQAAVKAGIPVEKTAFGINQVCGSGLRAVALGWQAIRCGDAEVMVVGGQENMSLSPHLMHLRNGTKMGAAEMLDSMIKDGLWEAFYGYHMGTTAENVARAWELSRERQDRFALASQQKAEAAQKAGRFRDEIVPVTINGRKGDTIVDSDEYPKHGTTLEALAKLRPAFAKDGTVTAGNASGLNDGAAALVLMTAENAKRRGLTPLARIASWATAGVDPSVMGTGPIPASKLALQKAGWSVDDLDLIEANEAFAAQALAVNAGMGWDEAKVNVNGGAIALGHPIGASGARILVSLLHEMGRCDARKGLATLCIGGGMGVALCVERA; this is encoded by the coding sequence ATGACCGAGATCGTCATCGCCAGTGCGGTCCGAACCGCCATCGGCAGCTTCAACGGCGCGCTGGCCTCCGTCCCCGCCCATGAGCTTGGCGCCGCCGCGATCCGCGAGGCGCTGTCACGCGCCCACACCGACGCCGCCGAGGTGACCGAGGCGATCCTGGGCCAGGTGCTGACCGCCGGCCAGGGCCAGAACCCCGCCCGCCAAGCGGCGGTGAAGGCCGGCATCCCGGTCGAGAAGACCGCCTTCGGCATCAATCAGGTCTGTGGCTCGGGCCTGCGCGCCGTCGCGCTCGGCTGGCAGGCGATCCGCTGCGGCGACGCCGAGGTGATGGTGGTCGGCGGCCAGGAGAACATGAGCCTGTCGCCCCACCTCATGCATCTGCGCAACGGCACCAAGATGGGCGCCGCCGAGATGCTCGACAGCATGATCAAGGACGGGCTGTGGGAGGCCTTCTACGGCTATCACATGGGCACCACCGCCGAGAATGTCGCCCGCGCCTGGGAGTTGAGCCGGGAGCGGCAGGACCGGTTCGCGCTTGCCTCGCAGCAGAAGGCGGAAGCCGCGCAGAAAGCCGGCCGTTTCCGGGACGAGATCGTGCCGGTGACCATCAATGGCCGCAAGGGAGACACCATCGTAGACAGCGACGAATATCCCAAGCATGGCACCACGCTGGAGGCGCTGGCCAAGCTGCGCCCGGCCTTCGCCAAGGACGGCACGGTGACCGCCGGCAACGCCTCCGGCCTCAATGACGGGGCGGCGGCGCTGGTGCTGATGACGGCGGAGAACGCCAAGCGGCGCGGGCTGACGCCGCTGGCGCGCATCGCCTCCTGGGCGACGGCGGGTGTCGATCCCAGCGTCATGGGCACCGGGCCGATCCCGGCCTCGAAGCTGGCGCTGCAGAAGGCCGGCTGGTCGGTCGACGACCTCGACCTGATCGAGGCCAACGAGGCCTTCGCGGCGCAGGCCCTGGCGGTCAATGCCGGGATGGGCTGGGACGAGGCCAAGGTCAACGTCAATGGCGGCGCCATCGCGCTCGGCCATCCCATCGGTGCGTCGGGCGCCCGCATCCTGGTCAGCCTGCTGCACGAGATGGGCCGGTGCGACGCCCGCAAGGGCCTCGCCACCCTGTGCATCGGTGGCGGCATGGGCGTCGCGCTCTGCGTCGAGCGCGCCTGA
- a CDS encoding TIGR00366 family protein, with amino-acid sequence MSVTTAPPPAPDASARFNPITPISRALTWLVSRYLPDPLIFAIILTVLTFGFAWWLTPSGPVDLVRMWGNGFWNLLAFSMQMALVLVTGHALASSEPVRNVMGRVASIAKTPAQGVMLVCFAAAVTNVVNWGFGLVVGAMFAREVARRVPKSDYRLLIASAYIGFMTWHGGFSASVPLVAATKGNPMEKTVGLIPISDTIFTTYNVGITLALIVILPLVCWMMHPKPHEVVAVDPALLKPEPSTKRVLGPDASPAEKLEESRILGFVVAALGIGYLFLHFQAKGFDLNINTVNLIMLVAGLILHGTPMAYARAVANAARGTAGIMVQFPFYAGIQIMMEHSGLGGLITNLFVDIANKETFPVLAFLSSGLINFAVPSGGGHWVVQGPFIMPAAQQLGVDLGKAAMAIAYGEEWMNMAQPFWALPALAIAGLGVRDIMGYCATALVITLPIFLIGLYF; translated from the coding sequence ATGAGCGTCACCACCGCACCACCGCCGGCGCCGGACGCCAGCGCCCGCTTCAACCCGATCACGCCGATTTCCCGCGCCCTGACCTGGCTGGTCAGCCGCTATCTGCCGGACCCGCTGATCTTCGCCATCATCCTGACCGTGCTGACCTTCGGCTTCGCCTGGTGGCTGACGCCGAGCGGGCCGGTCGATCTGGTGCGCATGTGGGGCAACGGCTTCTGGAACCTGCTGGCCTTCTCGATGCAGATGGCGCTGGTGCTGGTCACCGGCCATGCGCTCGCCAGCTCCGAGCCGGTGCGCAACGTCATGGGGCGGGTGGCGTCCATCGCCAAGACGCCGGCCCAGGGCGTCATGCTGGTCTGCTTCGCCGCCGCCGTCACCAACGTCGTCAACTGGGGCTTCGGCCTCGTCGTCGGCGCCATGTTCGCCCGCGAGGTGGCCCGCCGCGTGCCGAAGTCGGACTATCGGCTGCTGATCGCCTCGGCCTATATCGGCTTCATGACCTGGCATGGCGGCTTCTCCGCCTCGGTTCCGCTGGTCGCCGCGACCAAGGGCAACCCGATGGAGAAGACGGTCGGCCTGATCCCGATCTCCGACACCATCTTCACCACCTACAATGTCGGCATCACGCTGGCGCTGATCGTCATCCTGCCGCTGGTCTGCTGGATGATGCATCCGAAGCCGCATGAGGTGGTGGCGGTCGACCCGGCGCTGCTGAAGCCGGAGCCCTCGACCAAGCGCGTCCTCGGCCCCGACGCCAGCCCGGCGGAAAAGCTGGAGGAGAGCCGCATCCTCGGCTTCGTCGTCGCGGCGCTCGGCATCGGCTACCTGTTCCTGCATTTCCAGGCCAAGGGCTTCGACCTCAACATCAACACGGTCAACCTGATCATGCTGGTGGCCGGCCTGATCCTGCACGGCACGCCGATGGCCTATGCCCGCGCCGTCGCCAACGCCGCCCGCGGCACCGCCGGCATCATGGTGCAGTTCCCCTTCTATGCCGGCATCCAGATCATGATGGAGCATTCCGGCCTGGGCGGTCTGATCACCAACCTGTTCGTCGACATCGCCAACAAGGAGACCTTCCCGGTCCTCGCCTTCCTGTCGTCGGGCCTGATCAACTTCGCCGTCCCGTCGGGCGGCGGCCACTGGGTGGTGCAGGGCCCCTTCATCATGCCGGCCGCCCAGCAGCTCGGCGTCGATCTCGGCAAGGCGGCGATGGCCATCGCCTACGGCGAGGAGTGGATGAACATGGCGCAGCCCTTCTGGGCGCTGCCGGCGCTCGCCATCGCCGGTCTGGGGGTGCGCGACATCATGGGCTACTGCGCGACGGCCCTGGTCATCACGCTGCCCATCTTCCTGATCGGCCTCTACTTCTGA
- a CDS encoding 3-oxoacid CoA-transferase subunit B has product MDEKTLIAKRVALELRPGNLVNLGIGLPTMVAAHLPAGVNVFFQSENGIIGMAPVPEPGAENEDLSDAGGSPIGAVPGAASFDSAMSFGLIRGGHLDVTVLGGLQIDEEGRLANWMVPGKMVPGMGGAMDLVSGAKRVIVAMQHSAKGTPKIVKRCELPLTSVRRVDLIVTELAVIEPTDKGLVLREVAPGVTVADVLAQTGAELIVPANVPVMPLAA; this is encoded by the coding sequence ATGGATGAGAAAACCCTGATCGCCAAGCGCGTCGCGCTGGAACTGCGGCCGGGCAACCTGGTGAATCTCGGCATCGGCCTGCCCACCATGGTGGCCGCCCATCTGCCGGCTGGCGTCAACGTCTTCTTCCAGTCGGAGAACGGCATCATCGGCATGGCGCCGGTGCCGGAGCCGGGGGCGGAGAACGAGGATCTGAGCGATGCCGGCGGCAGCCCGATCGGCGCCGTTCCGGGGGCCGCCTCCTTCGACAGCGCGATGTCCTTCGGGCTGATCCGCGGCGGGCATCTGGACGTGACCGTGCTGGGCGGCCTGCAGATTGACGAGGAGGGCCGGCTCGCCAACTGGATGGTGCCCGGCAAGATGGTGCCCGGCATGGGCGGTGCGATGGATCTGGTCTCCGGCGCCAAGCGGGTGATCGTCGCGATGCAGCACAGCGCCAAGGGCACGCCCAAGATCGTCAAACGCTGCGAGCTGCCGCTGACCTCGGTGCGGCGCGTCGACCTGATCGTGACCGAACTGGCGGTGATCGAGCCGACGGACAAGGGGCTGGTGCTGCGCGAGGTCGCGCCCGGCGTCACGGTCGCCGATGTGCTGGCCCAGACCGGGGCCGAGCTGATCGTCCCCGCCAACGTGCCGGTCATGCCGCTCGCCGCCTGA
- a CDS encoding 3-oxoacid CoA-transferase subunit A, whose translation MSKVRKLEDTVAMIPDGAVLMIGGFMGVGTPPHLIEELLRQNKRDLTVIANDTARPAVGIGRLIAAKAVRKVIASHIGTNPETQRQMIAGETEVELVPQGTLAERVRAGGFGLGGVLTPTGVGTVVEDGKQRIELDGTVYLLEKALKADFALIAAKRADYLGNLEYALTARNFNPLMAMAAETVIAEAEDIVPVGVIPPDSVVTPNVLVDCLVAKEHRHG comes from the coding sequence ATGAGTAAAGTGCGGAAGCTGGAAGACACCGTCGCCATGATTCCCGATGGCGCGGTGCTGATGATCGGGGGATTCATGGGGGTCGGCACGCCGCCCCACCTGATCGAGGAATTGCTGCGCCAGAACAAGCGCGATCTGACGGTGATCGCCAACGACACCGCCCGCCCGGCCGTCGGCATCGGCCGGCTGATCGCCGCCAAGGCGGTGCGCAAGGTGATCGCCAGCCACATCGGCACCAACCCGGAAACCCAGCGCCAGATGATCGCCGGCGAGACCGAGGTGGAGCTGGTGCCGCAGGGCACGCTGGCCGAGCGGGTGCGGGCCGGCGGCTTCGGCCTCGGCGGCGTGCTGACCCCGACCGGCGTCGGCACGGTGGTGGAGGACGGCAAGCAGCGCATCGAGCTGGACGGCACCGTCTATCTGCTGGAAAAGGCGCTGAAGGCCGATTTCGCCCTGATCGCCGCCAAGCGGGCCGATTACCTGGGGAATCTCGAATACGCGCTGACGGCGCGCAACTTCAACCCGCTGATGGCGATGGCGGCCGAAACGGTGATCGCCGAAGCCGAGGACATCGTGCCGGTGGGCGTCATTCCGCCCGACAGCGTCGTCACCCCGAATGTGCTGGTCGACTGCCTGGTCGCCAAGGAGCATCGCCATGGATGA
- the atoC gene encoding acetoacetate metabolism transcriptional regulator AtoC, which yields MTPQFPAMRTISAPAVLVVDDDEAIREMLAAVLTRDGLSVTTAADGVEAVAAFAAQRHAVVLMDVRMPRMSGLQALAEIRKLDRSTAVILMTAYAEVGAAVQAIKDGAFDYVIKPFDIAEILLQVGRALQMRRMRDDIATLHRELSSSYRTDRILTASPRMGELLQTIAKVAKSNATVLVTGESGTGKELVAAAIHYNSPRNAGPFVKVNCAAVPEGLLESEFFGHEKGAFTGAQARRRGRFEQAEHGTLFLDEIGDISPSLQVKLLRVLQEREFERVGGTELVRTDVRVIVATNRNLEEMVRQGLFRQDLYFRLNVVTLRTVPLRERPEDVRLLASHFLQRFAAENRIEVSGIDEQAMGRLLAYRWPGNIRELSNAMERAVVMSTGAMIVAEDLPEQIAGRPEDGEPITGTDAAPPVSGGGALREQVSRFEARVVAEALARNEGNRMRTAQELGISRRSLLYKLQEYGIS from the coding sequence ATGACGCCCCAGTTCCCTGCCATGCGGACCATTTCGGCGCCGGCTGTCCTGGTGGTGGACGACGACGAGGCGATCCGCGAGATGCTCGCCGCGGTGCTGACGCGCGACGGGCTGTCGGTGACCACCGCCGCCGACGGCGTCGAGGCGGTCGCCGCCTTCGCGGCACAGCGCCACGCCGTGGTGCTGATGGATGTCCGCATGCCGAGGATGAGCGGATTGCAGGCGCTGGCGGAGATCCGCAAGCTCGACCGCTCCACCGCGGTGATCCTGATGACCGCCTATGCCGAGGTCGGTGCCGCGGTCCAGGCGATCAAGGACGGCGCCTTCGACTACGTCATCAAGCCCTTCGACATCGCGGAGATCCTGCTGCAGGTCGGGCGGGCGCTGCAGATGCGCCGGATGCGCGACGACATCGCCACCCTGCACCGCGAACTGTCGAGCAGCTATCGCACCGACCGCATCCTGACCGCCAGCCCGCGCATGGGCGAGCTTCTCCAGACCATCGCCAAGGTCGCCAAGAGCAACGCCACCGTGCTGGTGACCGGCGAGAGCGGCACCGGCAAGGAGCTGGTGGCGGCGGCCATCCACTACAACAGCCCGCGCAACGCCGGTCCCTTTGTCAAGGTCAACTGCGCCGCGGTGCCGGAGGGGCTGCTGGAAAGCGAGTTCTTCGGCCACGAGAAAGGCGCCTTCACCGGGGCGCAGGCCCGCCGCCGCGGCCGTTTCGAACAGGCCGAGCACGGCACCCTGTTCCTCGACGAGATCGGCGACATCTCCCCCAGCCTGCAGGTGAAGCTGCTCCGCGTGCTTCAGGAACGCGAGTTCGAGCGGGTCGGCGGCACCGAACTGGTGCGCACGGATGTGCGTGTCATCGTCGCCACCAACCGCAATCTGGAGGAGATGGTCCGCCAGGGGCTGTTCCGGCAGGATCTCTATTTCCGGTTGAATGTCGTGACCCTCAGGACCGTGCCGCTGCGCGAGCGGCCGGAGGATGTCCGTCTGCTCGCCAGCCATTTCCTGCAACGCTTCGCCGCCGAGAACCGGATCGAGGTCAGCGGCATCGACGAGCAGGCGATGGGGCGCCTGCTGGCCTACCGCTGGCCCGGCAACATCCGCGAGCTGTCCAACGCCATGGAGCGCGCCGTGGTGATGAGCACCGGCGCCATGATCGTCGCGGAGGATCTGCCGGAGCAGATCGCCGGCCGTCCCGAGGATGGTGAACCGATAACCGGGACCGACGCCGCGCCGCCGGTTTCCGGCGGCGGCGCGCTGCGCGAACAGGTCAGCCGCTTCGAGGCGCGGGTGGTGGCCGAGGCGCTGGCCCGCAACGAGGGCAACCGGATGAGGACGGCCCAGGAGCTGGGGATCAGCCGCCGCTCGCTGCTCTACAAGCTGCAGGAATACGGCATCTCCTGA